In a single window of the Candidatus Flexicrinis proximus genome:
- a CDS encoding ROK family protein → MSAPQNAKVIGVDLGGTNVRAAVISASGAIIERRRAATPYESGVFGPPMRLVEAVASCVRPLIDAHPECKAVGVGSAGQFNPITGRCLGINTRDPQFVDFPMSELLADALNTEVCIDNDVKMAAYSELKLGAGRGRSNWLFVAVGTGIGGALILGGQLYHGMSGLAGHLGLFPDPQSGDHIESIAGGVPLGRGAQKQGIIAPHETTETLFEQARAGDTVAADFISAGASALGRVLAGLAHTLEPELILMGGSVGIQPEYLAAVAAALQSTVLPAWRPVRVAPAQLGTDAGLIGAGLCAIERFYAGV, encoded by the coding sequence ATGTCCGCGCCGCAAAACGCTAAGGTCATCGGCGTCGACCTGGGCGGGACGAACGTTCGCGCGGCGGTCATTAGCGCATCGGGAGCAATCATCGAGCGGCGGCGTGCCGCAACGCCATACGAATCCGGCGTTTTCGGGCCGCCTATGCGACTGGTCGAGGCCGTGGCGTCCTGTGTGCGCCCACTGATTGACGCGCATCCCGAGTGCAAAGCCGTGGGTGTGGGAAGCGCGGGGCAGTTCAACCCGATTACAGGGCGCTGCCTCGGTATCAATACACGTGACCCGCAGTTTGTGGATTTTCCGATGTCTGAATTGTTGGCCGATGCGCTAAACACCGAAGTCTGCATCGACAATGACGTGAAGATGGCGGCTTACAGCGAGCTGAAGCTGGGTGCAGGGAGGGGTCGCTCGAACTGGCTGTTTGTCGCTGTCGGTACGGGGATTGGCGGGGCGCTTATCCTTGGCGGACAGCTCTATCACGGCATGAGCGGCCTGGCGGGCCACCTCGGGCTGTTTCCAGACCCGCAAAGCGGGGACCATATCGAAAGCATTGCAGGCGGCGTGCCGCTGGGTCGCGGCGCCCAGAAGCAGGGCATCATCGCGCCACATGAGACGACCGAGACGCTCTTTGAGCAAGCGCGGGCTGGCGATACGGTCGCTGCTGACTTCATTTCCGCGGGAGCCTCAGCCCTCGGACGGGTACTGGCCGGCCTGGCGCATACTCTCGAACCGGAACTCATCCTCATGGGCGGGAGTGTCGGGATCCAACCGGAGTACCTCGCAGCAGTTGCTGCGGCGCTGCAGTCAACCGTATTGCCGGCGTGGCGTCCGGTACGCGTCGCCCCTGCACAATTGGGGACGGATGCGGGACTGATTGGCGCGGGGTTATGTGCCATCGAAAGATTTTATGCGGGAGTCTGA
- a CDS encoding Gfo/Idh/MocA family oxidoreductase yields the protein MWRIGIIGAGSYGELHAQAIAALDDAVVTAASRTNANALKAFTAQYGGTGYLNYMELLSDPAVDAVVIATPHDRHTEIAVRAAQAGKHILLEKPMAPTLAECRQIAEAAAGAGVQLMLGHVNHFVQAYQVAKAVLDSGEMGEVVMGTATMQKYWMESNRREWHLDRKSGGGVWMTVGVHPLDRLMWLVNSPVTSVSAQFGTRFNEQRADDAGMAFLRFENGAVGNVVSVGYVDGAPKHLTELVCTRGMLNVDYAAGVTIGRQEHWQTIPDSMPTGNWMGEALVNEWRGFLHALDTGSAPPVAADFALHVMQVLFAAEESSAQQREVSVKPEWRPG from the coding sequence ATGTGGCGTATCGGCATCATAGGCGCTGGGTCATATGGCGAACTGCACGCTCAGGCCATCGCAGCACTGGACGACGCAGTCGTCACGGCGGCGTCCCGCACCAATGCGAATGCTTTAAAAGCATTTACCGCGCAGTACGGCGGAACGGGTTACCTCAACTACATGGAGCTGCTGTCTGATCCTGCCGTCGATGCGGTGGTGATTGCCACCCCACACGACCGGCACACCGAGATCGCAGTCCGGGCGGCACAAGCGGGAAAGCATATCCTGCTGGAAAAACCGATGGCTCCGACTCTGGCCGAGTGCCGGCAGATCGCTGAAGCCGCGGCGGGGGCAGGCGTCCAACTCATGCTTGGCCACGTCAATCACTTTGTTCAGGCATATCAGGTTGCGAAGGCCGTCCTCGACTCCGGTGAAATGGGCGAGGTGGTAATGGGAACTGCCACCATGCAGAAATACTGGATGGAGAGCAACCGGAGAGAATGGCATCTGGATCGCAAATCGGGCGGCGGCGTGTGGATGACGGTTGGCGTGCATCCGCTGGATCGGCTGATGTGGCTGGTGAACTCGCCAGTAACCAGCGTCTCGGCTCAGTTTGGCACGCGCTTTAACGAGCAGCGCGCCGACGACGCGGGCATGGCTTTCCTGCGTTTCGAAAACGGTGCCGTCGGAAACGTTGTTTCTGTCGGGTATGTCGACGGCGCGCCAAAACACTTGACGGAACTCGTCTGTACCAGGGGAATGCTTAACGTCGATTATGCGGCTGGCGTCACGATCGGCCGGCAGGAACACTGGCAGACGATCCCCGACTCCATGCCGACAGGAAATTGGATGGGGGAAGCGCTTGTCAATGAGTGGCGGGGTTTCCTGCACGCGCTCGATACCGGGAGTGCGCCCCCAGTTGCCGCGGATTTTGCTCTGCATGTCATGCAGGTTCTGTTCGCAGCCGAGGAGTCTTCAGCGCAGCAGCGCGAGGTTTCCGTGAAGCCTGAGTGGCGACCGGGCTGA
- a CDS encoding exo-alpha-sialidase encodes MASSEPLAQWLIAQIGTLDKHAFRMALPEIGASFTLSLWFYAMRYGGRQVIARLNSPDVDGWGVVLENQRITVEYGRDDSIIARAEGPIAGLEHWAHVALTFAAETGCVRVFAGADTGEATIGPIDPSVPRELILGGYTDPAGGHYDYTFGRDGTGLVDDVRIYGRVLDADEIAGLSQIRGDPPVADFSIGAVGDAPCVVSFSANGSEGTRGVVWNFGDGSMALGRSVEHRFDYAGQYRIQMTAISAGHRQSSAEATLMLAGADDPIQRTRVFVNGGEGHACYRIPSIVRAANGDLLAFAEGRRDSCSDSTPTIRVVSKRSRDNGRTWEPLQIVAQHLHAAGEYALMNPSPVVDSVRGDGRIVLLYNASTSNEWDLARGVGQSQTFCVISYDHGETWDEPREISDEIRGASHWPIQRPTLGHALQRRDGRIIHASTITVGVASVFDSQNVLFWSDDLGESWHCGGVCPTVGLNEATAIELEDGSVLINSRAYIGGKPAGRRALTRAYFGHDDQVYYDPTLYVPALVDSAAQASMLRLTFKSQIEAGGRSRIAFSNPAHPHARYHLTVRLSDDEGQTWSHQRVIDAGPSSYSDLIEQADGRIGVLYEQGNQGGIAYAIFTLEWLTNGTDSLDRF; translated from the coding sequence ATGGCAAGCTCTGAACCGTTGGCTCAGTGGCTCATCGCCCAGATTGGCACGCTGGACAAGCACGCGTTCCGCATGGCACTGCCTGAGATCGGGGCCAGTTTCACGCTGTCGCTCTGGTTCTATGCAATGCGTTATGGCGGACGGCAGGTGATTGCCCGCTTGAACTCGCCAGATGTTGATGGCTGGGGCGTTGTACTTGAAAATCAACGCATAACTGTTGAATACGGCCGGGACGACAGCATTATCGCTCGCGCCGAAGGTCCGATTGCTGGACTCGAACACTGGGCGCATGTCGCCCTGACTTTTGCGGCGGAGACCGGGTGCGTCCGGGTCTTTGCAGGGGCTGACACTGGCGAAGCGACGATCGGTCCTATAGACCCGTCCGTCCCCCGTGAATTGATCCTAGGAGGATATACCGATCCGGCCGGTGGTCACTATGATTACACGTTCGGGAGGGACGGCACCGGACTGGTCGATGACGTCCGCATTTATGGCCGGGTACTGGACGCGGACGAAATCGCCGGGTTGTCGCAAATCAGAGGCGATCCGCCCGTTGCGGACTTTTCGATCGGTGCCGTCGGTGACGCACCGTGTGTGGTGAGCTTCAGCGCAAATGGCAGCGAAGGCACTCGCGGTGTAGTGTGGAATTTCGGCGACGGCAGTATGGCACTCGGCAGATCGGTCGAGCATCGCTTTGACTATGCCGGCCAGTATCGAATTCAGATGACGGCTATCAGCGCCGGCCACAGGCAGTCAAGCGCCGAGGCGACGCTCATGCTGGCTGGCGCAGATGACCCGATTCAACGGACGCGCGTGTTCGTGAATGGCGGCGAAGGGCATGCGTGCTATCGCATTCCGAGCATTGTGCGTGCCGCCAACGGCGATCTTCTGGCGTTTGCAGAGGGGCGGCGCGATTCCTGCAGCGATTCGACCCCGACTATCCGCGTCGTGAGCAAGCGTAGCCGTGATAACGGGCGGACCTGGGAACCGCTGCAGATCGTGGCGCAGCATCTGCACGCGGCAGGTGAATACGCCCTGATGAACCCATCACCGGTTGTTGATAGCGTGCGCGGTGACGGCAGGATCGTGCTGCTGTACAACGCGAGCACAAGTAACGAGTGGGACCTCGCGCGCGGAGTCGGGCAAAGCCAAACGTTTTGCGTGATCAGCTATGACCATGGCGAAACCTGGGATGAACCTCGCGAGATCAGCGACGAGATTCGCGGAGCGTCTCACTGGCCAATTCAGCGCCCGACGCTGGGACATGCGCTTCAACGCCGAGATGGCCGTATCATCCACGCCAGCACGATTACGGTCGGGGTGGCGAGTGTGTTCGACTCACAGAATGTGCTGTTCTGGTCGGATGATCTGGGGGAAAGCTGGCACTGTGGCGGGGTTTGCCCGACGGTTGGCCTGAATGAAGCCACAGCGATTGAGCTGGAAGATGGAAGCGTGCTGATCAACAGCCGCGCTTATATCGGCGGCAAACCCGCAGGACGCCGTGCGCTCACCCGCGCCTATTTCGGACACGACGACCAGGTCTACTACGACCCTACTCTGTATGTTCCGGCGCTGGTCGACTCTGCGGCACAAGCGAGCATGCTGCGGCTGACCTTCAAATCGCAAATCGAAGCAGGCGGACGGAGCCGAATTGCGTTCTCCAACCCGGCGCACCCGCACGCGCGATACCATCTGACCGTCCGGCTCAGCGATGATGAAGGGCAGACGTGGAGTCATCAGCGCGTCATCGACGCGGGACCCTCGTCATATAGTGACCTGATCGAACAGGCGGACGGGCGGATCGGCGTGCTGTACGAACAAGGAAATCAGGGCGGGATCGCCTATGCTATTTTTACGCTGGAGTGGCTTACCAACGGTACAGATTCACTGGACCGTTTCTAA
- a CDS encoding fumarylacetoacetate hydrolase family protein translates to MKLTTFVASGRESLGLVLTHPHTGEEWVFEPGMTQERLLEYAKRGTSPYVATKPVFWDVQAPADMLGLLQSGPDGMTRMRRFQDFLVSFLDKADTFMLIGAGHRLADVRLRAPIPRPRLILGLVQNSPTVWRHVPERQHLNLFPQGHQRPQGTVIDPGAPLILPYAATVSGGWNPELAVIIGTSGRDIPVSQAMNHVAGLTIVSDVTVDYFRRDYFEQPEPRDWFEDAMSSWGDKKSDARFPMGPYLVTMDEVGNPYDLMIYTRQSGYLRDRSHTGAMNIGIERTISWLSSFHALQPGDIIHMGTMGYDGSPFLFDPVEGDVIESEIERLGVLRNPVVYETEQASHLTQRPLVTHPSPAIQEIIGTPSARINSPADWTVETARHFWTLFGNDRDAETREGLVKRLYPRFLAAPAAALAASGTKIHIPARAGSLALGCELACVVRTISCRLTIEEAHEAILGFIPMAVLRDSSFRDQIVEPASMQERHLPAVYSRWADAFNVAGAPTRIGADEWRGRKCTVHLDGYGDVVTNTADYLMSAAQVLAYITRYITLFPGDVLALGPLGREIHIPQGAGIAPGAAGYAEIDGLGRAAFTLEGRAAQYR, encoded by the coding sequence ATGAAACTGACAACCTTCGTTGCGAGTGGACGTGAGTCATTGGGCCTCGTTCTGACGCATCCACATACCGGGGAGGAGTGGGTGTTTGAGCCCGGCATGACCCAGGAGCGGCTGTTGGAATACGCGAAGCGGGGAACATCCCCGTATGTTGCCACCAAGCCGGTTTTCTGGGACGTGCAAGCACCGGCTGACATGCTTGGACTCCTGCAGTCCGGCCCCGACGGCATGACGCGGATGCGCCGTTTTCAGGACTTCCTGGTCTCGTTTCTGGACAAGGCCGACACGTTTATGCTGATCGGGGCGGGACACAGACTCGCGGATGTGCGACTGCGCGCGCCAATCCCGCGGCCACGTCTGATCCTGGGCCTGGTCCAAAACAGCCCGACAGTGTGGCGCCATGTGCCTGAACGACAGCACCTGAATTTGTTTCCGCAGGGGCATCAGCGCCCGCAAGGGACCGTTATCGATCCCGGCGCGCCGCTGATTCTGCCGTATGCAGCTACGGTCAGCGGCGGCTGGAACCCGGAACTGGCTGTGATCATCGGGACAAGTGGGCGGGACATCCCGGTTTCTCAGGCGATGAACCACGTCGCCGGGCTGACGATTGTTTCAGATGTCACGGTGGACTATTTCCGGCGCGACTACTTTGAGCAACCGGAACCGCGCGACTGGTTTGAAGATGCAATGTCATCCTGGGGCGACAAGAAGTCCGACGCACGGTTTCCGATGGGTCCTTACCTGGTGACGATGGATGAAGTGGGCAATCCATACGACCTGATGATTTATACGCGGCAGTCGGGGTATTTGCGCGACCGCTCCCATACGGGCGCGATGAATATCGGTATCGAGCGCACAATCAGCTGGCTGTCGTCGTTCCACGCGCTGCAACCGGGCGACATCATCCATATGGGTACCATGGGCTACGACGGATCGCCATTTCTGTTCGACCCTGTAGAAGGCGACGTGATCGAAAGCGAGATCGAACGGCTCGGAGTGCTGCGCAATCCGGTTGTCTACGAGACTGAACAGGCATCACATCTGACTCAGCGACCGCTGGTTACACATCCATCGCCTGCAATTCAGGAGATCATCGGCACGCCAAGTGCGCGGATCAATTCCCCAGCGGACTGGACAGTGGAAACTGCGCGGCACTTCTGGACGCTTTTTGGCAACGACCGTGATGCAGAGACGCGCGAAGGGCTAGTGAAGCGGTTGTACCCGCGATTTCTGGCTGCGCCGGCGGCTGCGCTGGCCGCTTCGGGGACTAAAATTCACATCCCAGCACGGGCAGGCTCACTGGCCCTGGGGTGTGAGCTGGCCTGTGTCGTCCGGACCATTTCCTGCCGGTTGACCATAGAAGAGGCGCATGAGGCGATTTTGGGATTCATACCGATGGCCGTTTTGCGCGACTCGTCGTTCAGGGATCAGATCGTCGAGCCAGCTTCCATGCAGGAGCGCCACCTTCCAGCGGTGTATTCGCGCTGGGCGGATGCGTTCAATGTCGCAGGCGCGCCTACCAGAATCGGAGCCGACGAGTGGCGGGGGAGAAAGTGCACAGTGCATCTTGACGGGTACGGTGATGTTGTGACCAACACCGCCGATTATCTGATGTCTGCGGCACAGGTGCTGGCCTACATCACGAGGTATATCACCCTGTTTCCAGGAGATGTCCTTGCACTCGGACCACTGGGGAGGGAAATCCACATCCCGCAAGGCGCCGGGATCGCGCCGGGTGCGGCGGGATATGCTGAAATTGATGGATTAGGCCGCGCGGCCTTCACGTTGGAAGGCCGCGCAGCCCAATACCGCTAG
- a CDS encoding dihydrodipicolinate synthase family protein yields the protein MEIFRGIWPALMTPTGENHSVNLPGLFALIDYLINKGVDGFYLGGTTGEGIYLSYTERQRLIQSALQHVNGRVPCIVHVGAVSVDDAIEHAQHARSHGAVGISSIIPPLYDSIEIVRRYYSAVAAAVPDLPLLTYILNPRIDSVALMHSILDIPNLGGAKYTGPNMFELRQIIDMGQGRWTLFSGMDEQALYGLMMGATGNIGSTLNFMPGVYIALMRAVREGRLVEAQELQLRANRVTAAMIEVGFTGALKDILTRILGIDMGEPRLPNLPLTDKSRTALRENLAKTDFEALVAL from the coding sequence ATGGAAATCTTCAGAGGTATCTGGCCGGCGCTGATGACGCCGACAGGTGAAAATCACAGTGTCAATCTACCCGGTTTATTTGCGCTGATTGACTATCTCATCAACAAAGGCGTTGACGGTTTCTATCTGGGTGGAACCACGGGCGAAGGGATCTATCTCTCTTACACCGAACGGCAGCGTCTCATTCAGTCCGCCCTTCAGCATGTCAACGGGCGCGTGCCGTGTATCGTGCATGTCGGCGCGGTGTCCGTCGATGACGCCATCGAACATGCCCAACATGCACGTTCTCACGGTGCGGTCGGCATCAGCAGCATCATACCGCCGCTCTACGATTCAATTGAAATCGTCCGTCGCTACTACTCCGCTGTCGCCGCGGCAGTGCCTGATCTGCCCCTGCTGACCTATATCCTCAATCCGCGCATCGACAGCGTGGCTCTGATGCACAGCATCCTGGATATTCCCAACCTTGGCGGCGCAAAGTACACCGGCCCGAATATGTTCGAGTTGCGCCAAATCATTGACATGGGCCAGGGACGCTGGACCCTGTTCTCAGGCATGGATGAGCAGGCTCTTTACGGGTTGATGATGGGGGCAACCGGAAATATCGGCTCGACCCTTAACTTCATGCCGGGTGTGTATATCGCGCTGATGCGGGCTGTTCGGGAAGGGCGCCTCGTCGAAGCGCAGGAACTTCAGCTGCGCGCAAATCGCGTCACCGCCGCCATGATCGAGGTCGGTTTCACGGGCGCTCTGAAGGACATTTTGACTCGCATCCTGGGTATCGACATGGGTGAACCGCGTCTCCCTAACCTGCCGCTGACGGACAAAAGCCGGACTGCACTGCGCGAAAACCTCGCCAAAACAGATTTCGAAGCGCTTGTGGCACTCTAG
- a CDS encoding aldolase, with amino-acid sequence MRGSELKKRLKAGKPVYGVGMEGYGQPRWPRFFAEYAPIDFVFMDSEHAPNGRETIAWAAQCYAAYGIAPLVRIPDISASQAAMVMDAGAHGVIVPYVETAQQARDLLGAVKYRPLKGQALADATTNGHFPNLETRAYLDAYNPDATLVLMIESSAGIANLPEILAVPGIDAIFIGPHDLSINLGIPEQYDHPRFVAAVDQVIAQCKAASVGVGMHVFFTGFENALKWFQRGMNFVSYRGDTLFVAEGLRHELGHIRQVLDAEYV; translated from the coding sequence GTGCGTGGTTCAGAACTCAAGAAGAGACTGAAAGCAGGAAAGCCCGTTTACGGCGTGGGAATGGAGGGCTACGGTCAACCGCGCTGGCCCCGCTTCTTCGCCGAATACGCGCCCATAGATTTCGTCTTTATGGACAGCGAACACGCGCCAAACGGCCGCGAAACGATCGCCTGGGCCGCCCAGTGCTATGCCGCCTACGGCATAGCGCCGCTCGTGCGTATCCCGGACATCTCGGCGTCCCAGGCAGCTATGGTGATGGATGCTGGCGCTCACGGCGTGATCGTGCCTTATGTCGAAACGGCCCAGCAGGCGCGTGATCTTCTCGGCGCAGTCAAATACCGGCCGCTCAAAGGTCAGGCCCTGGCAGACGCGACGACCAATGGCCACTTCCCTAACCTAGAAACGCGCGCCTATCTCGATGCCTATAATCCTGACGCAACGCTCGTCCTGATGATTGAGAGCAGCGCCGGAATCGCGAATCTGCCGGAAATCCTCGCAGTGCCGGGCATCGACGCCATCTTCATCGGGCCGCACGATCTTTCGATCAATCTGGGCATACCCGAACAGTATGACCATCCTCGCTTCGTGGCCGCAGTGGATCAGGTCATCGCCCAATGTAAGGCAGCCAGCGTCGGTGTAGGGATGCATGTCTTCTTTACCGGGTTCGAAAACGCATTGAAGTGGTTCCAGCGCGGCATGAATTTTGTCAGCTATCGGGGCGATACGCTGTTCGTGGCCGAAGGACTTAGGCACGAGCTCGGGCACATTCGCCAGGTATTGGATGCGGAGTACGTCTGA
- a CDS encoding ABC transporter permease — protein MTNPSNPPPQARSDVAQLDPQHRPQKNRALRRFLRHRLAIIASFVLAVIASVSIFAPVFAPYPYDRIDLTVSGKPPTAQNLFGTDRVGRDILTRTLYGGQVSLLVGMGATAISTVIGTIVGALSGYYRGWVDIILMRITDTVMTFPSIVIMLTLAALLPRSVWNIVLIVGLLSWPGVARLVRAQFMSLREAEFVMAARCLGVPDRRIIALHIFPNVLAPLVALITFSVGGAILTEAGLSFLGLGVAPPTPSWGNMLEAARNLDILVNLTWTWIPPAAMTVLTVLCVNFIGDGIRDAIDPRLVL, from the coding sequence ATGACTAACCCGTCGAATCCTCCACCTCAGGCCAGGTCGGACGTTGCCCAGCTCGATCCGCAGCACCGGCCGCAAAAGAATCGCGCGCTGCGCCGGTTCCTGCGCCACCGCCTCGCGATCATCGCGTCCTTCGTTCTGGCCGTCATTGCCAGCGTATCGATCTTTGCACCGGTTTTCGCGCCCTACCCTTACGACCGCATAGACCTCACGGTCTCTGGGAAACCCCCGACCGCACAAAATCTCTTCGGTACGGATCGGGTTGGCCGCGACATCCTCACGCGCACCCTGTATGGGGGGCAGGTGTCCCTCCTTGTCGGAATGGGTGCAACTGCGATCTCGACCGTCATCGGCACCATTGTAGGCGCGCTGTCCGGGTATTACCGCGGCTGGGTCGACATCATCCTCATGCGTATCACCGACACCGTAATGACTTTCCCCAGCATCGTTATCATGCTCACGTTGGCGGCGCTGCTGCCACGAAGTGTGTGGAACATCGTACTGATTGTCGGGCTTCTAAGCTGGCCAGGTGTGGCGCGCCTGGTCCGCGCCCAGTTCATGTCCCTGCGCGAGGCGGAATTTGTCATGGCTGCGCGCTGCCTCGGCGTGCCTGACCGCCGCATTATTGCGCTTCACATCTTCCCCAATGTGCTCGCCCCGCTGGTGGCATTGATCACCTTCAGCGTGGGTGGCGCCATCCTGACCGAGGCGGGGCTTAGCTTTCTTGGGCTGGGAGTCGCACCGCCGACGCCAAGCTGGGGCAACATGCTGGAGGCGGCGCGCAATCTCGACATCCTGGTCAATCTGACCTGGACCTGGATTCCGCCCGCGGCCATGACAGTACTCACGGTGCTGTGTGTCAACTTTATCGGTGATGGGATACGGGATGCAATTGACCCGAGACTAGTCCTGTAA
- a CDS encoding ABC transporter permease: protein MLEYLMRRVLISIPVLILITIIIFVLMEIAPGDIADYFVGPEIEMSQEALQALRERFGLDQSPVARYVNWLSNVVRGDFGYRFMDGTRVTEVIGRRLSASLLLMSSALAIGIVVGVPLGVFIGQRQYSFWDFSLTGFSFLGISTPSFITGIVALLVFAINLRMFPAGGMRPVDRESTIWTTLHYLALPSMVLSLNFVATFMRYTRFSMLEVIRLDYVNTARAKGLTSNAVTWRHIVPNAILPVITVIGLSVPSLVVGAVFTETIFSWPGMGTLYLDAVRGRDVPLLMGMNLVIALFVLGANILTDIAYAVVDPRIRYD, encoded by the coding sequence ATGCTAGAGTACTTAATGCGCCGTGTCCTCATTTCGATCCCGGTGCTCATCCTCATTACGATCATCATCTTTGTGCTTATGGAAATTGCTCCCGGCGACATCGCCGACTACTTCGTCGGCCCCGAAATCGAAATGTCACAGGAAGCGCTGCAGGCGCTCCGCGAGCGCTTTGGGCTCGATCAGTCCCCGGTCGCGCGCTATGTGAATTGGCTGAGCAACGTGGTCAGAGGGGACTTCGGATACCGGTTTATGGACGGCACGCGGGTCACCGAGGTGATCGGCCGCCGGCTGAGCGCAAGCCTGCTGTTAATGAGTTCAGCGCTTGCGATAGGAATAGTGGTAGGTGTACCGCTGGGGGTCTTTATCGGCCAGCGGCAGTACAGTTTCTGGGACTTTTCGCTAACAGGTTTTTCGTTTCTTGGCATTTCCACACCGTCATTCATAACAGGTATCGTTGCATTACTCGTCTTTGCCATCAATCTTCGGATGTTTCCCGCAGGCGGGATGCGTCCCGTAGACCGCGAGTCCACAATCTGGACCACCCTCCACTATCTCGCCCTCCCGAGCATGGTACTAAGCCTGAATTTCGTCGCCACTTTCATGCGCTATACGCGATTTAGCATGCTGGAAGTCATCCGGCTCGATTATGTCAACACCGCACGAGCCAAAGGACTGACTTCCAATGCGGTCACCTGGCGGCATATCGTCCCTAACGCGATCCTGCCTGTGATTACTGTAATCGGACTGAGCGTCCCTTCGCTGGTCGTCGGCGCCGTGTTTACCGAGACGATCTTTAGCTGGCCGGGTATGGGGACGCTGTATCTGGATGCGGTACGCGGGCGTGATGTTCCGCTGCTGATGGGAATGAATCTCGTCATCGCCTTGTTTGTCCTGGGTGCGAATATCCTGACCGATATCGCCTACGCAGTGGTCGATCCACGGATCCGCTATGACTAA
- a CDS encoding ABC transporter substrate-binding protein — MRNKRFTLLILFSLLLVLVPAHAQDGGGTLIGAFDVGPGGAPQVKPFFDTAGRTWLSKIWSPLISWNADMSALEPQLATEWSSNEDATIWTFKLREGVLWHDGEAFDSEDVVFSLTLALSPEAATSFPGFSGLSPEKVVAIRAVDAFTVEIELTQPNPRLPFFMIFAWVLPEHELGDINFADYQNLDWFYTTPVGTGPFMHDEFVADQFWALVPNPNYWNGAPKLDRLINRYFADETTALLALESGEINFTYVSGDVALRLKDAGSYQIFDGPSGVTNYFIFNLRNPAFQDVRVRQAFLYAIDRKAIAETVLKGTATVVPCISPFPAMMPDASELNDYAYDPAMASQLLTEAGYDLSSQYEIVTYYNNQFHLDAMAAQQAFLSGVGINTVPLAQDVPTYNSYFYTGEGWDISYRGVGVNVGNFPYAFYEVGGQPTTDGAPLAGEFFPELQALIDAARVESDPDAYLGYLQDICRYQNQNALEGYMWTAVRFGAASNNLQEFYWFPAAGGGPYEDHAELWTVGE; from the coding sequence ATGAGGAATAAACGCTTTACACTGTTGATTCTGTTCAGTCTTCTCCTCGTGCTTGTCCCGGCTCATGCGCAGGACGGCGGCGGCACCTTGATAGGGGCCTTTGATGTGGGTCCAGGCGGCGCGCCGCAGGTCAAGCCGTTCTTTGACACCGCTGGCCGCACTTGGCTCTCCAAAATCTGGAGCCCACTCATTAGCTGGAACGCAGACATGAGCGCACTCGAACCCCAGCTCGCCACCGAGTGGTCTTCGAATGAGGATGCGACGATCTGGACGTTTAAGCTACGCGAGGGCGTTCTGTGGCACGATGGCGAGGCCTTCGACTCGGAAGATGTCGTCTTCTCACTCACCCTTGCCCTCAGCCCTGAAGCGGCCACGTCGTTCCCCGGTTTCTCCGGCCTTAGCCCCGAGAAGGTCGTCGCGATCCGCGCCGTAGATGCCTTCACCGTCGAAATTGAGCTCACCCAACCGAACCCGCGCCTCCCATTCTTCATGATCTTCGCGTGGGTCCTGCCCGAACATGAACTGGGCGACATCAATTTCGCCGATTACCAGAACCTCGACTGGTTCTACACTACCCCCGTCGGCACCGGCCCCTTCATGCATGACGAATTCGTCGCCGATCAGTTCTGGGCGCTGGTCCCGAATCCGAACTACTGGAACGGCGCGCCGAAACTTGACCGCCTGATCAACCGCTATTTCGCAGACGAGACCACCGCGCTTCTCGCGCTTGAGAGTGGAGAAATCAATTTCACTTACGTCAGCGGCGACGTCGCCCTTCGCCTAAAAGACGCCGGCTCCTATCAGATTTTCGACGGCCCATCTGGCGTCACCAACTACTTCATCTTCAACCTGCGCAACCCGGCCTTCCAGGATGTCCGCGTCCGTCAGGCGTTCCTCTACGCTATCGACCGCAAGGCCATCGCCGAGACCGTCCTCAAGGGTACGGCCACCGTCGTCCCGTGCATCTCGCCATTCCCCGCGATGATGCCCGATGCCTCGGAACTCAATGACTACGCATACGATCCAGCTATGGCCTCGCAGCTCCTCACCGAAGCCGGCTACGATCTGTCGAGCCAGTACGAAATCGTTACCTACTACAACAACCAGTTCCATCTCGATGCGATGGCCGCTCAGCAGGCATTCCTGTCCGGCGTCGGCATCAACACCGTTCCGCTCGCTCAGGACGTCCCGACCTACAATTCCTACTTCTACACCGGCGAAGGCTGGGACATTTCCTACCGTGGTGTCGGCGTGAATGTCGGCAACTTCCCCTACGCATTCTATGAAGTCGGGGGTCAGCCTACCACCGATGGCGCGCCGCTAGCCGGCGAGTTCTTCCCTGAACTCCAGGCCCTGATCGACGCAGCCCGCGTCGAATCAGATCCCGACGCTTACCTCGGTTATCTGCAGGATATCTGTCGCTACCAGAACCAGAATGCGCTTGAAGGCTACATGTGGACAGCCGTTCGCTTCGGCGCGGCCTCGAACAACCTTCAGGAATTCTACTGGTTCCCGGCAGCCGGTGGCGGCCCGTACGAAGACCATGCCGAACTCTGGACCGTCGGCGAATAA